From Granulicella sp. WH15, the proteins below share one genomic window:
- a CDS encoding TonB-dependent receptor, whose amino-acid sequence MKDRKGSEMAKSRLKQSYERVRYYSLLFACFFGILLGDKGALAQVDQGAITGVVQDSTGAVVPEAKVTVTNIDTGLVLEGSSNNSGIYVFSPLKIGNYRVSATAQGFQTTVQENLHLDAQQRMNVVIALKTGSVSETVTVNEAPPLLESQTSSIAQVISSETINNTPLNGRNFVYIAQLTAGVAPPFGNTRGSGSGDFVANGQRSTQNNFILDGVDNNTNLVDFLNGSTYVVRPPPDALSEFSLQTSNFSAEFGHSAGAVLSASIKSGTNQIHGSAWEYVRNTSLDAKNWNALTIPPYHENQFGATLGFPIWKNKLFYFGDAEANRIAFSNPGVYSVPTTLMRQGNFSELLSTSLNGQSVQLYQPNSGGGAANKLSCNGQNNVFCAGQINTVAQNILKLYPLPNANNGKTFSNYVVNTPTHNNTFQWDQRLDWNISSKDQAYARYSYVHQITVNGLPLGNPLDGSPYGGENDINLAQNFAASETHIFSPSLTNEFRFSFNAGRFSFLQPNANVNLAPTLGLGGIPFTPNEGGLPLASVSGLSNWGSQGTSNESQNVYQILDNVSKTLGNHSLKLGVAFQAIRFFDRYAPSNLGNYYFTGLYTSDPKSTTSSGSGIADFLADQMNTGAISSAPNINDAQWYDSVYLQDDWKVTPRLTLNLGVRYDYYEPLKENSGRQENFIPGSLGIGTGTGTVILPKKIENSVPLGSVYLGILAKDGIGVQYVDNERLASGQLTNFAPRVGVAYQLDPLTVIRAGYGIFYGGLESNGGTNIGDNFPFRGQININPKSCSLGNCPSNGITLESGMAAFLGNGILNAVNTPGFHAVDREIKTPYTMNYNLSFQRQMTSDLAATISYVGNSSRHLGTYADPNAVRALYPAGTSTQQFQPFPDLGGIGTIRYGGVSTYNSLQAKAEKRVSHGLSFLATYTWAHAMDDTGSAGGLSSGIGDRQRALIPVIDELTNSVYDVRNRFTLNGNYALPFGKGRAYLNHSLWADEVVGGWSTSLTWVAQSGTPFTVYANNTGAAGATDTRRANLVGSAFAPGGSPDPSNPSLTSADCPTSVRNRTNWYNPCAFANPLSGNLITTPVTDVATAIQYLGGKSNQIYGPGYYGVNMSLFKNFTTWREQYLQFRADGFNVLNHPTLANPSTFNNSANGGSITSPKTFQNNTPDARFFQLSLKYAF is encoded by the coding sequence ACGGGCCTGGTTCTTGAAGGCTCCTCGAACAACAGTGGCATATACGTATTCTCTCCGCTGAAAATTGGCAACTACAGGGTCAGCGCTACGGCGCAGGGCTTTCAAACGACCGTGCAGGAGAATCTACATCTCGATGCACAGCAGAGAATGAACGTCGTCATTGCCTTGAAGACTGGTTCGGTCTCGGAGACCGTAACCGTGAATGAGGCTCCTCCGCTGCTTGAATCGCAGACGAGTTCGATCGCACAGGTAATCAGCAGCGAAACGATTAACAACACACCACTTAACGGCCGCAATTTCGTATACATTGCCCAATTGACCGCGGGCGTTGCGCCCCCGTTTGGAAATACACGAGGGTCAGGTTCAGGAGACTTCGTTGCAAACGGACAGAGGTCGACGCAAAACAACTTTATTTTGGACGGAGTCGACAACAATACCAATCTCGTCGACTTTTTAAACGGATCGACGTATGTTGTACGCCCCCCGCCAGACGCACTGTCGGAGTTCAGCCTCCAGACAAGCAACTTTAGCGCGGAGTTTGGACACTCTGCGGGAGCCGTATTAAGTGCCAGTATCAAATCAGGAACCAATCAGATCCACGGAAGCGCATGGGAGTATGTTCGGAATACGAGTCTCGATGCGAAGAACTGGAACGCACTCACAATTCCGCCATATCACGAGAATCAGTTTGGAGCCACGTTAGGCTTTCCGATATGGAAGAACAAGCTCTTCTATTTCGGCGATGCAGAGGCGAACAGAATTGCCTTTAGTAATCCTGGCGTGTATTCCGTCCCCACGACTCTGATGCGGCAGGGTAATTTTTCAGAGTTATTGAGCACAAGCCTTAACGGGCAGAGTGTTCAGCTCTATCAACCAAATTCGGGCGGCGGTGCGGCAAACAAACTGTCATGCAATGGACAAAATAACGTGTTCTGCGCGGGACAGATCAATACTGTTGCACAAAATATCCTGAAGCTATATCCCTTGCCAAACGCAAACAACGGCAAAACCTTCAGCAACTATGTCGTCAACACCCCGACGCACAACAACACGTTTCAATGGGATCAGCGTCTTGACTGGAATATCAGTTCAAAGGATCAGGCATACGCGCGCTATAGCTACGTGCATCAGATCACGGTCAATGGCTTGCCACTTGGCAATCCTCTGGACGGCAGCCCTTACGGTGGCGAAAACGATATTAATCTAGCTCAGAATTTTGCGGCCAGCGAAACCCATATCTTCTCGCCGTCGCTTACCAATGAGTTCCGTTTCAGCTTCAACGCGGGCCGGTTTTCTTTCTTGCAGCCGAATGCAAATGTCAATCTGGCGCCCACTCTTGGTCTTGGCGGTATTCCATTTACCCCGAACGAGGGCGGTCTGCCACTAGCTTCAGTCTCCGGTCTAAGTAACTGGGGATCGCAGGGTACGTCCAACGAGTCCCAGAACGTTTATCAGATACTGGATAACGTCTCGAAGACCCTGGGAAATCACTCCCTGAAGCTCGGTGTTGCGTTCCAGGCGATCCGTTTCTTTGATCGATATGCGCCATCGAATTTGGGCAACTACTACTTCACCGGCCTTTATACCAGCGATCCTAAGTCCACAACGAGCTCGGGTTCCGGCATCGCGGATTTCCTTGCTGATCAGATGAACACGGGAGCAATCTCCAGCGCGCCAAACATTAATGACGCCCAATGGTATGACTCTGTGTACCTTCAGGACGATTGGAAGGTAACCCCGCGGCTGACGCTTAACCTCGGCGTACGATATGACTATTACGAGCCGCTGAAGGAGAATTCGGGCAGGCAAGAGAACTTCATTCCCGGCTCTCTTGGGATTGGTACCGGCACCGGTACAGTCATCCTCCCCAAGAAAATTGAGAATTCTGTCCCACTCGGAAGTGTTTACCTCGGCATCTTGGCAAAGGACGGTATCGGCGTTCAATACGTTGACAACGAACGTCTCGCAAGCGGTCAATTGACGAACTTTGCTCCGCGAGTCGGTGTTGCCTATCAGCTAGATCCACTTACTGTGATCCGCGCTGGCTATGGAATCTTCTACGGCGGATTAGAGAGCAACGGTGGAACGAACATCGGTGATAACTTTCCATTCCGCGGTCAGATCAACATCAATCCAAAGTCATGCTCCTTGGGGAACTGCCCGTCAAACGGCATTACGCTCGAGAGCGGAATGGCGGCCTTTCTGGGCAACGGAATCCTCAATGCTGTGAATACACCCGGATTCCACGCTGTCGATCGCGAGATCAAGACTCCTTACACCATGAACTACAACCTCTCGTTCCAGCGCCAGATGACTTCCGATTTGGCTGCGACCATCAGCTATGTAGGCAACTCTTCGCGCCACCTCGGAACTTATGCAGATCCCAACGCCGTTCGTGCGCTGTATCCAGCGGGAACCAGTACACAGCAGTTCCAGCCCTTTCCTGACCTTGGTGGAATCGGTACGATCCGCTATGGCGGTGTGAGTACATACAACTCGTTGCAGGCTAAAGCGGAGAAGCGTGTCTCCCACGGTCTCAGCTTCCTCGCGACTTACACCTGGGCACACGCCATGGACGACACAGGTTCAGCCGGTGGTCTTTCCAGCGGAATCGGAGACCGCCAACGCGCCCTCATTCCAGTCATCGACGAGTTGACCAACTCGGTCTATGACGTTCGCAATCGCTTCACGCTCAACGGCAATTATGCACTGCCCTTTGGTAAAGGTCGTGCCTACTTGAATCATTCGCTCTGGGCTGATGAGGTTGTGGGTGGATGGTCAACAAGCCTGACATGGGTTGCGCAGAGCGGTACTCCGTTTACCGTGTATGCCAACAACACGGGAGCAGCTGGCGCTACGGACACAAGGAGAGCGAATCTCGTTGGGAGCGCGTTTGCGCCCGGTGGGTCTCCCGATCCCTCCAATCCTTCGTTGACGTCGGCGGATTGCCCAACCTCGGTAAGAAACCGTACGAACTGGTACAACCCGTGCGCCTTTGCCAATCCGCTCTCGGGTAACCTCATCACCACTCCGGTTACCGATGTGGCGACGGCCATCCAGTATCTAGGGGGTAAATCCAACCAGATTTATGGACCTGGGTACTACGGCGTAAATATGTCACTGTTCAAGAACTTCACAACGTGGCGTGAGCAGTACCTCCAGTTCCGTGCAGATGGATTCAACGTATTGAACCATCCGACCCTTGCTAATCCATCAACGTTCAACAATAGTGCGAATGGGGGTAGTATCACGAGTCCAAAAACGTTCCAAAACAATACTCCTGATGCGCGTTTCTTCCAGCTATCGCTGAAGTACGCGTTCTAG